The Streptomyces cynarae genome contains a region encoding:
- a CDS encoding family 2 encapsulin nanocompartment cargo protein polyprenyl transferase has product MSEFMTEPKRGPALARRGPAGIPRRRDPLPGRPAPPDGHEAAAILERARATVDPELRRAVDSLPGSMRRIARYHFGWEHADGTPATGNAGKAIRPALVLTAVRALGGQESAAVGAAAAVELVHNFTLLHDDVMDRDTTRRHRPTAWTVFGDADAILAGDALQALALRLLAEDPHPASGAAAARLADCVVELCAGQHADTAMERCGPHEVTLAEVLAMAEAKTGALLGCACALGALYAGADTADVEALDAFGREAGLAFQLIDDVIGIWGDPSRTGKPAGADLMARKKSLPVVAALASGTPAATDLAELYEGPYREGELERTVLAVERAGGRDWAQSQAADRMGRAMQELSRAVPDPDAAGDLLALAEFVTRRST; this is encoded by the coding sequence ATGAGTGAGTTCATGACGGAGCCGAAGCGGGGCCCGGCCCTCGCGCGGCGCGGCCCGGCCGGTATCCCGAGGCGGCGTGACCCGCTCCCTGGCCGGCCGGCACCACCCGACGGACACGAGGCCGCGGCGATCCTGGAGCGTGCCCGCGCCACGGTCGACCCCGAGCTGCGCCGGGCCGTCGACTCGCTGCCCGGCTCGATGCGCCGGATCGCGCGCTACCACTTCGGCTGGGAGCACGCGGACGGCACCCCGGCGACCGGCAATGCGGGCAAGGCGATACGGCCCGCGCTCGTGCTGACCGCCGTCCGGGCACTGGGCGGGCAGGAGTCGGCCGCCGTAGGGGCCGCCGCCGCGGTGGAACTCGTCCACAACTTCACGCTGCTGCACGACGATGTGATGGACCGGGACACCACCCGCAGGCACCGCCCCACCGCGTGGACCGTGTTCGGTGACGCCGACGCGATCCTCGCGGGAGACGCCCTGCAGGCGCTGGCCCTGCGGCTGCTCGCCGAGGACCCGCACCCGGCGTCGGGCGCGGCCGCCGCCCGGCTCGCGGACTGCGTCGTCGAGCTGTGCGCCGGGCAGCACGCGGACACGGCCATGGAGCGGTGCGGCCCCCACGAGGTCACCCTCGCGGAGGTGCTCGCCATGGCGGAGGCGAAGACGGGCGCCCTGCTCGGCTGTGCCTGTGCGCTCGGCGCGCTGTACGCGGGAGCGGACACGGCGGACGTGGAGGCGCTGGACGCGTTCGGCCGTGAGGCGGGGCTCGCCTTCCAGCTCATCGACGACGTGATCGGCATCTGGGGCGACCCCAGCCGCACCGGCAAGCCGGCCGGCGCGGACCTCATGGCCCGCAAGAAGTCGCTGCCCGTGGTCGCCGCGCTCGCCTCCGGTACACCGGCGGCGACCGACCTCGCGGAGCTGTACGAGGGGCCGTACAGGGAAGGGGAGTTGGAACGCACCGTGCTCGCCGTCGAGCGGGCGGGCGGTCGTGACTGGGCGCAGTCGCAGGCGGCCGACCGGATGGGCCGGGCGATGCAGGAGCTGTCCCGCGCGGTTCCGGACCCGGACGCGGCGGGTGATCTGCTGGCGCTGGCCGAGTTCGTCACCCGGCGCAGCACCTGA
- a CDS encoding GNAT family N-acetyltransferase, whose product MGVAIRAADRGDRELVVRLLDDAFQNDPVSSWVFPGEEYRRRTHHRLMAAFTDVVLAEGRIDVTEDGTACALWLSIPAGDHSADGGKAGAETEGDDGARLREAVDPENERVERIARLMAEAHPADRAHEYLWMIGVAPGHQGQGLGTALIQHVLDRCDSEGRPAYLEASSARSTRLYERLGFALTGRTLDLPDGLRMWPMWREPR is encoded by the coding sequence ATGGGCGTGGCCATTCGGGCGGCTGACCGAGGCGACCGGGAGCTGGTCGTCCGTCTGCTGGACGATGCGTTCCAGAACGACCCGGTCAGCAGCTGGGTCTTCCCCGGCGAGGAGTACCGTCGCAGGACGCACCACCGGCTGATGGCCGCGTTCACCGACGTCGTGCTCGCCGAGGGACGCATCGACGTGACCGAGGACGGCACGGCGTGCGCGCTGTGGCTGTCCATACCCGCGGGTGACCACTCGGCGGACGGGGGCAAGGCCGGGGCGGAGACCGAGGGGGACGACGGGGCAAGGTTGCGCGAGGCCGTCGACCCGGAGAACGAGCGCGTGGAGCGGATTGCCCGGCTGATGGCCGAGGCGCACCCCGCGGACCGCGCCCACGAATACCTGTGGATGATCGGCGTGGCCCCCGGACACCAGGGCCAGGGCCTGGGCACCGCGCTCATCCAGCACGTCCTCGACCGTTGCGACAGCGAGGGCCGGCCCGCCTATCTGGAGGCGAGCAGCGCCCGCAGCACCCGGCTTTACGAACGCCTCGGCTTCGCCCTCACCGGACGTACCCTGGACCTCCCGGACGGCCTGCGGATGTGGCCGATGTGGCGCGAGCCGCGCTGA
- a CDS encoding VOC family protein has protein sequence MSEPIRWTYVFVDRPAEQFGRACDFWTAVTGTKSSEPRGDDGEFVTLVPEAGDACVKAQAVRAGGGAHLDLAVENVPALVAAARRLGADLVSDHPGWAVLRSPGGVLFCAVPWHGESARPQAVEGPGGAATRLDQVCLDLAPAVFDAEVAFWSGLTDWESSPGSLPEFHVVRPPAGLPVRILLQRLGADRPAAAHLDLACADIQATRSWHERLGATHVADGTHWTVMSDPAGGTYCLTGRDPWTGGLPG, from the coding sequence ATGAGCGAACCGATCCGCTGGACGTACGTCTTCGTCGACCGGCCCGCCGAGCAGTTCGGCCGGGCCTGCGACTTCTGGACCGCCGTCACCGGCACCAAGTCGTCCGAACCGCGGGGCGACGACGGTGAGTTCGTCACGCTGGTGCCCGAGGCGGGCGACGCCTGTGTGAAGGCCCAGGCGGTACGAGCGGGCGGCGGCGCCCATCTCGATCTCGCCGTCGAGAACGTGCCCGCGCTCGTCGCGGCGGCGCGACGGCTGGGCGCGGACCTCGTCTCCGACCATCCCGGCTGGGCGGTCCTCCGCTCCCCCGGCGGCGTGCTGTTCTGCGCGGTGCCCTGGCACGGCGAGTCGGCGCGACCGCAGGCCGTCGAGGGCCCCGGCGGCGCGGCGACGCGCCTCGACCAGGTGTGCCTCGACCTCGCCCCGGCCGTGTTCGACGCGGAGGTCGCCTTCTGGAGCGGGCTCACCGACTGGGAGTCCTCCCCCGGCTCGCTCCCGGAGTTCCACGTGGTCAGGCCACCCGCCGGCCTCCCCGTTCGTATCCTGCTGCAACGCCTCGGCGCCGACCGCCCCGCCGCGGCCCACCTGGACCTCGCGTGCGCCGACATCCAGGCGACCCGTTCCTGGCACGAGCGGCTCGGCGCCACACACGTCGCCGACGGCACCCACTGGACCGTGATGAGCGACCCGGCGGGCGGCACCTACTGCCTGACGGGCCGCGACCCCTGGACGGGCGGCCTGCCGGGCTAA
- a CDS encoding VOC family protein, which translates to MDVKLSQCFIAVDDHDKALAFYRDVLGLEVRNDVGFEGMRWVTVGSPLQPDVEIVLEPPAANPDASPADRRAMAELLAKGLLRGVIFSTDDCDALFARVQASGAEVLQEPMDQPYGVRDCAFRDPAGNLLRFNERRGA; encoded by the coding sequence ATGGACGTGAAACTCTCCCAGTGCTTCATCGCCGTCGACGACCACGACAAGGCGCTCGCCTTCTATCGGGACGTCCTCGGCCTGGAGGTGCGCAACGACGTCGGTTTCGAGGGCATGCGCTGGGTGACGGTCGGCTCCCCGCTCCAGCCGGACGTGGAGATCGTCCTGGAGCCTCCGGCGGCGAACCCGGACGCCTCCCCCGCCGACCGCCGCGCGATGGCGGAACTGCTCGCCAAGGGTCTTCTGCGCGGTGTCATCTTCTCCACCGATGACTGCGACGCCCTCTTCGCCCGCGTCCAGGCGTCCGGAGCGGAGGTCCTCCAGGAGCCCATGGACCAGCCGTACGGCGTGCGGGACTGCGCCTTCCGCGACCCGGCGGGCAACCTGCTGCGCTTCAACGAGCGCCGCGGCGCCTGA
- a CDS encoding helix-turn-helix transcriptional regulator, translating into MDVEDLVRLRRARDRMDREYAEPLDMPALARTALMSPGHFQRSFREAYGETPYSYLMTRRIERAKALLRRGDLTVTEVCIAVGCTSLGSFSSRFTELVGETPSAYRARSHEQGAAIPPCVAKGLTRPRRGRPGDTRTDPREQL; encoded by the coding sequence GTGGATGTGGAGGACCTGGTCCGGCTGCGGCGGGCGCGCGACCGGATGGACCGTGAGTACGCCGAGCCGCTGGACATGCCGGCGCTGGCGCGCACCGCGCTGATGTCGCCGGGGCACTTCCAGCGCAGCTTCCGCGAGGCCTACGGGGAGACGCCGTACAGCTACCTCATGACCCGCCGCATCGAGCGGGCCAAGGCGCTGCTGCGACGCGGCGACCTGACCGTGACGGAGGTCTGCATCGCCGTGGGCTGCACCTCGCTGGGGTCCTTCAGCTCACGCTTCACCGAACTGGTCGGCGAGACCCCGAGCGCCTACCGGGCGCGGTCGCACGAGCAGGGGGCCGCGATACCGCCGTGCGTGGCGAAGGGACTGACGCGCCCGCGCCGAGGGCGGCCGGGCGACACGCGGACAGATCCGCGTGAGCAGCTATAG